The proteins below are encoded in one region of Phaseolus vulgaris cultivar G19833 chromosome 1, P. vulgaris v2.0, whole genome shotgun sequence:
- the LOC137816706 gene encoding uncharacterized protein isoform X3, which produces MVKGSEIDGVEVPEAMIETLNRTLGSLQQLETELPQFLSLSDPDLLAQLPLLERAHSLFSLAKLASTLFSLKLRCRGVNPNDHPVKSELDKINVLQKKLERLARLSEAQEQDMRNINGGEGPEMNYEERAGQKRKYPSSEEPSVQIDHMESLEKVKEEHLGYDTENVKGTVVIDISDDDDDEVLAP; this is translated from the exons atggtGAAAGGAAGCGAAATTGATGGCGTAGAAGTACCTGAAGCAATGATAGAGACTCTGAACCGCACTTTGGGAAGCCTTCAACAGCTGGAGACTGAGTTACCgcaatttctctctctctctgaccCTGATCTTCTCGCTCAATTGCCACTTCTCGAACGTGCTCACTCACTCTTCTCCCTCGCCAAACTCGCTTCCACCCTCTTCTCAT TGAAGTTGAGGTGCAGAGGGGTTAACCCAAATGACCATCCTGTGAAATCCGAGctt GACAAGATAAATGTGTTGCAGAAGAAACTGGAGCGCCTTGCTCGGTTGAGTGAAG CACAGGAGCAAGACATGAGGAACATAAATGGAGGGGAGGGACCAGAGATGAACTATGAGGAACGGGCTGGTCAAAAGAGGAAGTATCCATCTTCTGAAGAGCCATCTGTTCAAATTGATCATATGGAATCCCTGGAGAAAGTAAAGGAGGAACATCTCGGTTATGATACTGAAAATGTTAAGGGAACAGTAGTAATTGACATTtcagatgatgatgatgacgaGGTACTTGCACCTTAG
- the LOC137816706 gene encoding uncharacterized protein isoform X1, with amino-acid sequence MVKGSEIDGVEVPEAMIETLNRTLGSLQQLETELPQFLSLSDPDLLAQLPLLERAHSLFSLAKLASTLFSLKLRCRGVNPNDHPVKSELDKINVLQKKLERLARLSEGTSCGVSNLFSFQEQDMRNINGGEGPEMNYEERAGQKRKYPSSEEPSVQIDHMESLEKVKEEHLGYDTENVKGTVVIDISDDDDDEVLAP; translated from the exons atggtGAAAGGAAGCGAAATTGATGGCGTAGAAGTACCTGAAGCAATGATAGAGACTCTGAACCGCACTTTGGGAAGCCTTCAACAGCTGGAGACTGAGTTACCgcaatttctctctctctctgaccCTGATCTTCTCGCTCAATTGCCACTTCTCGAACGTGCTCACTCACTCTTCTCCCTCGCCAAACTCGCTTCCACCCTCTTCTCAT TGAAGTTGAGGTGCAGAGGGGTTAACCCAAATGACCATCCTGTGAAATCCGAGctt GACAAGATAAATGTGTTGCAGAAGAAACTGGAGCGCCTTGCTCGGTTGAGTGAAGGTACCTCATGTGGTGTTAGCAATTTGTTTAGTTTTCAG GAGCAAGACATGAGGAACATAAATGGAGGGGAGGGACCAGAGATGAACTATGAGGAACGGGCTGGTCAAAAGAGGAAGTATCCATCTTCTGAAGAGCCATCTGTTCAAATTGATCATATGGAATCCCTGGAGAAAGTAAAGGAGGAACATCTCGGTTATGATACTGAAAATGTTAAGGGAACAGTAGTAATTGACATTtcagatgatgatgatgacgaGGTACTTGCACCTTAG
- the LOC137816706 gene encoding uncharacterized protein isoform X4, producing the protein MVKGSEIDGVEVPEAMIETLNRTLGSLQQLETELPQFLSLSDPDLLAQLPLLERAHSLFSLAKLASTLFSLKLRCRGVNPNDHPVKSELDKINVLQKKLERLARLSEAQEQDMRNINGGEGPEMNYEERAGQKRKYPSSEEPSVQIDHMESLEKVKEEHLGYDTENVKGTVVIDISDDDDDEYM; encoded by the exons atggtGAAAGGAAGCGAAATTGATGGCGTAGAAGTACCTGAAGCAATGATAGAGACTCTGAACCGCACTTTGGGAAGCCTTCAACAGCTGGAGACTGAGTTACCgcaatttctctctctctctgaccCTGATCTTCTCGCTCAATTGCCACTTCTCGAACGTGCTCACTCACTCTTCTCCCTCGCCAAACTCGCTTCCACCCTCTTCTCAT TGAAGTTGAGGTGCAGAGGGGTTAACCCAAATGACCATCCTGTGAAATCCGAGctt GACAAGATAAATGTGTTGCAGAAGAAACTGGAGCGCCTTGCTCGGTTGAGTGAAG CACAGGAGCAAGACATGAGGAACATAAATGGAGGGGAGGGACCAGAGATGAACTATGAGGAACGGGCTGGTCAAAAGAGGAAGTATCCATCTTCTGAAGAGCCATCTGTTCAAATTGATCATATGGAATCCCTGGAGAAAGTAAAGGAGGAACATCTCGGTTATGATACTGAAAATGTTAAGGGAACAGTAGTAATTGACATTtcagatgatgatgatgacgaG
- the LOC137816706 gene encoding uncharacterized protein isoform X2, with amino-acid sequence MVKGSEIDGVEVPEAMIETLNRTLGSLQQLETELPQFLSLSDPDLLAQLPLLERAHSLFSLAKLASTLFSLKLRCRGVNPNDHPVKSELDKINVLQKKLERLARLSEGTSCGVSNLFSFQEQDMRNINGGEGPEMNYEERAGQKRKYPSSEEPSVQIDHMESLEKVKEEHLGYDTENVKGTVVIDISDDDDDEYM; translated from the exons atggtGAAAGGAAGCGAAATTGATGGCGTAGAAGTACCTGAAGCAATGATAGAGACTCTGAACCGCACTTTGGGAAGCCTTCAACAGCTGGAGACTGAGTTACCgcaatttctctctctctctgaccCTGATCTTCTCGCTCAATTGCCACTTCTCGAACGTGCTCACTCACTCTTCTCCCTCGCCAAACTCGCTTCCACCCTCTTCTCAT TGAAGTTGAGGTGCAGAGGGGTTAACCCAAATGACCATCCTGTGAAATCCGAGctt GACAAGATAAATGTGTTGCAGAAGAAACTGGAGCGCCTTGCTCGGTTGAGTGAAGGTACCTCATGTGGTGTTAGCAATTTGTTTAGTTTTCAG GAGCAAGACATGAGGAACATAAATGGAGGGGAGGGACCAGAGATGAACTATGAGGAACGGGCTGGTCAAAAGAGGAAGTATCCATCTTCTGAAGAGCCATCTGTTCAAATTGATCATATGGAATCCCTGGAGAAAGTAAAGGAGGAACATCTCGGTTATGATACTGAAAATGTTAAGGGAACAGTAGTAATTGACATTtcagatgatgatgatgacgaG
- the LOC137816708 gene encoding probable protein phosphatase 2C 60, whose protein sequence is MGTNLSSPKTEKSSDDGENDHLGYGLSSMQGWRASMEDAHAAHLDLDASTSFFGVYDGHGGKVVAKFCAKYLHQQVVKSEAYIAGDIGTSLRESFFRMDEMMRGQRGWRELAILGDKFNKFNGKIEGLIWSPRSREYKAQEDSWAFEEGPHSNFAGPTSGSTACVAIIRNKQLFVANAGDSRCVICRKGQAYDLSIDHKPDVETEKERIIKAGGFIHAGRVNGSLSLARAIGDMEFKQNRFLPAEKQMVTANPDINTIELCDEDEFIVLACDGIWDCLSSQQLVDFVRQQLLIETKLSAVCERVLDRCLSPTIAFGDGCDNMTMILVQFKKLAQFTAPTQEQSSSNE, encoded by the exons ATGGGAACAAATCTCAGCTCTCCCAAAACTGAAAAGTCTTCCGATGATGGTGAAAACGACCATCTTGGATATGGTTTATCATCTATGCAAGGCTGGCGTGCATCAATGGAAGATGCA CATGCTGCACATCTTGATCTGGATGCATCCACTTCCTTTTTCGGAGTTTATGATGGTCATGGAG GTAAGGTGGTTGCTAAGTTTTGTGCTAAGTATCTTCACCAACAGGTGGTGAAGAGTGAAGCATACATAGCTGGAGATATAGGAACCTCTCTTCGGGAATCATTTTTCAG GATGGATGAGATGATGCGTGGTCAAAGGGGCTGGAGGGAATTAGCAATTTTGGGTGATAAGTTCAACAAGTTCAATGGTAAGATAGAAGGATTGATTTGGTCTCCACGAAGCAGAGAATATAAGGCTCAAGAGGATAGTTGGGCCTTTGAGGAG GGTCCTCATTCTAATTTTGCTGGACCAACTTCAGGAAGCACTGCATGTGTTGCAATTATCAGAAACAAGCAACTTTTTGTAGCAAATGCTGGTGATTCACGTTGTGTAATATGTAGGAAGGGTCAG GCCTATGATTTGTCTATAGATCATAAACCTGATGTTGAGACTGAGAAGGAAAGAATCATAAAAGCTGGTGGTTTTATTCATGCAGGACGAGTTAATGGGAGTTTAAGCCTTGCAAGAGCTATAG GTGATATGGAGTTTAAGCAGAATAGATTCCTTCCTGCTGAAAAACAAATGGTGACAGCCAATCCAGACATAAATACT ATTGAACTTTGTGATGAAGATGAATTTATAGTGCTAGCTTGTGATGGCATATG GGATTGCTTGTCAAGCCAACAATTGGTTGATTTCGTACGTCAACAACTTCTCATT GAAACTAAACTTTCTGCGGTTTGTGAAAGAGTACTTGATCGATGTTTGTCACCAACAATAGCTTTTGGTGATGGATGTGATAACATGACCATGATTTTAGTTCAGTTCAAAAAACTGGCCCAGTTCACTGCACCAACACAAGAACAATCATCTTCAAATGAATAA
- the LOC137816710 gene encoding phospholipid hydroperoxide glutathione peroxidase, chloroplastic-like — MFEVSHISMRHNLSSIFQLKKGSNLRTLFTSQSPKMSSMAFSTTFFTSLHDFTHTRTNPPNSPSFPFIKSSLASSNSTFFHPTLSLQTLSTFPRFIKPRSFSVHARAATEKTIYDFTVKDIDRKDVPLNKFKGKVLLIVNVASRCGLTSSNYSELSRLYEKYKNQGLEVLAFPCNQFGMQEPGSNEEIKQFACTRYKAEFPIFDKVDVNGPFTAPVYQFLKSSAGGFLGDLIKWNFEKFLVDKNGKVIERYPPTTSPFQIEKDIQRLLAA; from the exons ATGTTTGAGGTTTCACACATCTCCATGAGACACAACTTATCTTCCATATTTCAATTGAAGAAAGGATCAAACTTGAGAACTCTCTTCACTTCCCAATCACCAAAAATGTCCTCCATGGCTTTCTCCACCACCTTCTTCACTTCTCTCCATGATTTCACTCATACCAGAACAAACCCACCAAATTCTCCCTCTTTTCCTTTCATCAAATCCTCCCTTGCTTCCTCCAACTCAACCTTTTTCCATCCAACCCTTTCCCTGCAAACCTTATCAACTTTTCCCAGGTTCATAAAGCCTAGGTCTTTTTCAGTTCATGCAAGAGCTGCCACAGAAAAAACCATTTATGATTTTACCGTCAAG GATATTGACAGAAAGGATGTCCCTCTTAACAAATTTAAGGGGAAGGTTCTATTGATTGTCAATGTTGCTTCACGATG TGGTTTGACGTCATCGAATTACTCGGAGCTGTCTCGTTTGTATGAAAAGTATAAGAATCAAG GTTTGGAGGTTCTGGCTTTCCCCTGTAATCAATTTGGTATGCAAGAGCCTGGATCAAATGAAGAAATTAAGCAGTTTGCTTGCACTCGATACAAAGCAGAATTTCCAATTTTTGACAAG GTGGATGTCAATGGACCATTTACGGCTCCAGTGTACCAGTTTCTGAAATCAAGTGCTGGAGGCTTTCTGGGTGATCTTATAAAGTGGAATTTTGAGAAATTCTTGGTTGATAAGAATGGTAAAGTTATTGAAAGATACCCACCAACAACGTCGCCTTTCCAAATTGAG aaGGATATTCAGAGGTTACTTGCTGCATGA
- the LOC137816711 gene encoding probable folate-biopterin transporter 6, with product MGENTNVTVTARAKSKTVLSLLTEPIQWLQMLSSKLNPTFMIGVFLIYGLGQGLSGSLFKVVADYYWKDVQKLQPSTVQLLVGVYFIPWVLKPLWGILTDAFPVRGYRRRPYFIISGVIGTVSAVTVALTGNLAVTAALMCFLGVSASLAIADVTIDACIARNSIEVRELAPDLQSLCGYCSGAGALVGYLASGFFVHRLGPQESLGLMALSPALTTVLGFVIYENRTSHIEKKQAVVESVRTTIRSMFKTIRYPQVWRPSLFMFLSLAFNVSTHEGHFYWYTEPKVGPAFSQEFVGVIYAIGAVASLIGVLIYHKALKDYAFRDLVFYAQLLYGISGVLDLIFILRWNLVIGIPDYFFVVIEETATRITGKIRWMPMLVLSTQLCPLGIEGTFFALLMCIDSIGALLSKWGGGVLLRLLHVTRTDFTNLWLAVLIRDMLRFAILALVFLVPKTGQYEELLPSDVSQNNTSHEVDEETLELVPTKGKTEV from the exons ATGGGTGAGAACACTAACGTTACCGTCACCGCCAGAGCCAAATCCAAAACCGTTCTCTCTCTTCTAACAGAACCAATCCAATGGCTGCAAATGCTCTCCTCAAAGCTAAACCCTACCTTCATGATCGGCGTCTTCCTCATCTACGGTTTAGGACAAGGTCTCTCGGGCTCACTCTTCAAGGTAGTTGCAGACTACTACTGGAAAGACGTGCAGAAGCTTCAACCCTCCACAGTTCAACTCTTAGTCGGTGTTTACTTCATCCCCTGGGTTCTCAAACCTCTTTGGGGAATCCTCACCGACGCCTTCCCCGTCAGAGGATACCGTCGCCGACCCTACTTCATCATCTCCGGTGTCATCGGCACCGTCTCCGCCGTCACTGTCGCGCTCACCGGGAACCTCGCCGTCACCGCCGCGCTCATGTGCTTCCTCGGCGTGTCGGCGTCGCTAGCGATCGCGGATGTCACGATCGATGCGTGTATTGCGAGAAACAGCATCGAGGTGAGGGAGCTGGCGCCGGACTTGCAGAGCCTCTGCGGGTACTGCTCCGGCGCCGGCGCCCTCGTCGGATACCTCGCGAGTGGGTTCTTCGTGCACCGGCTTGGACCCCAG GAGTCGCTTGGTCTCATGGCGCTTTCTCCTGCTTTGACCACTGTGCTGGGTTTTGTGATTTACGAAAACAGAACTTCGCATATTGAAAAGAAACAG GCAGTGGTGGAGAGTGTACGAACGACTATTAGAAGCATGTTCAAGACAATTAGGTATCCTCAAGTGTGGAGGCCTTCTCTGTTCATGTTCCTTTCCCTGGCTTTCAATGTAAGCACACACGAAGGCCATTTTTATTGGTATACAGAGCCAAAAGTGGGCCCTGCATTCTCTCAG GAGTTTGTAGGGGTGATCTATGCAATCGGTGCAGTGGCATCATTAATAGGGGTTTTAATCTACCACAAGGCTCTAAAAGACTACGCATTCAGAGACCTAGTATTCTATGCACAACTCCTATATGGCATATCTGGTGTGCTGGACCTGATCTTCATCCTCCGTTGGAACTTGGTCATTGGAATCCCTGACTATTTCTTTGTTGTCATTGAAGAAACTGCCACAAGAATTACAGGCAAAATCAGATGGATGCCCATGCTGGTGCTGAGCACCCAGTTGTGCCCTTTAGGCATTGAGGGCACATTTTTTGCTCTGTTAATGTGCATTGATAGCATTGGTGCCCTCTTATCCAAATGGGGTGGAGGGGTGCTTCTTCGTCTTCTCCATGTCACCAGAACTGACTTCACAAACCTTTGGTTGGCTGTTCTCATAAGGGATATGCTTAGGTTTGCAATACTTGCTTTGGtttttcttgtccctaaaacaggTCAATATGAGGAACTGCTTCCTTCTGATGTTTCACAAAATAACACAAGTCATGAGGTAGATGAAGAGACTTTGGAGCTTGTCCCTACCAAAGGCAAGACTGAAgtttaa